From one Acidibrevibacterium fodinaquatile genomic stretch:
- a CDS encoding cupin domain-containing protein: MPTLPVSRRGLLSAAASTGLIAAAATANAAEPELPAPEPAVTPRLPTDHGELPSFKYVFANSHKKENKGGWAREATVAEFPASKALAAVNMRLYAGAYRELHWHALAAEWAFMLSGHARTTVIDPDGNAETNEFGPGDVWYFPRGYGHSIQGLGPDGCEFMLVFDDGAFSEFGTFSVTDWLAHTPPEVLAKNLGVPAAAFAKIPDHELYIMPGTVPPPLPLEPPPASLVSAPQTHRYPLLAQRPIEAPGGTVRIVSSKEFPVSTTMTGVIEDINPGAVRELHWHPHADEWQYYVSGQGRMTVFGSTARAVTWDYRAGDVGYVPRGYGHYIENTGTEPLRVLVVLNSGVYGDISISDWLARNPAQLVAEHFNLPLDVVARFPKRKVIIA, encoded by the coding sequence ATGCCCACTCTCCCCGTCTCGCGCCGCGGCCTGTTGTCGGCGGCGGCCAGCACCGGCCTGATCGCCGCGGCAGCCACGGCGAACGCCGCGGAGCCCGAACTGCCTGCGCCCGAGCCCGCCGTCACCCCGCGTCTGCCGACCGATCATGGCGAGCTGCCGAGCTTCAAATATGTTTTCGCCAACAGCCACAAAAAAGAGAATAAAGGCGGCTGGGCGCGGGAGGCGACGGTCGCCGAATTTCCCGCCTCGAAAGCGCTGGCGGCGGTGAATATGCGGCTTTATGCCGGCGCCTATCGCGAACTCCACTGGCATGCGCTCGCCGCCGAATGGGCGTTCATGCTCAGCGGCCACGCCCGCACGACGGTGATCGATCCCGACGGCAATGCCGAAACCAATGAGTTCGGCCCTGGCGATGTTTGGTATTTCCCGCGCGGCTACGGCCATTCCATCCAGGGCCTGGGGCCGGATGGCTGCGAGTTCATGCTGGTGTTCGATGACGGCGCTTTTTCCGAATTCGGCACTTTCAGCGTGACCGACTGGCTGGCGCACACCCCGCCCGAGGTGCTGGCGAAAAACCTCGGTGTTCCCGCCGCCGCGTTTGCGAAAATCCCCGACCACGAGCTTTATATCATGCCCGGCACGGTGCCGCCGCCGCTGCCGCTCGAGCCGCCGCCCGCAAGCCTGGTTTCGGCACCGCAAACCCATCGCTATCCGCTGCTCGCCCAGCGCCCGATCGAGGCGCCGGGCGGTACCGTCCGCATCGTTTCTTCGAAGGAGTTTCCGGTCTCGACGACGATGACCGGGGTCATCGAGGACATCAATCCCGGCGCCGTCCGCGAACTCCATTGGCATCCGCATGCCGATGAGTGGCAGTACTACGTCTCCGGCCAAGGGCGGATGACGGTGTTCGGCTCGACGGCGCGGGCGGTGACCTGGGATTATCGCGCCGGTGATGTTGGCTATGTGCCGCGCGGCTATGGCCATTACATCGAAAATACCGGCACCGAGCCGCTTCGCGTCCTCGTCGTCCTCAATAGCGGCGTTTATGGTGACATCTCGATCAGCGACTGGCTGGCGCGCAACCCGGCCCAGCTCGTCGCCGAGCATTTCAACCTGCCGCTTGACGTCGTGGCGCGTTTCCCCAAGCGTAAGGTGATCATCGCCTAA
- a CDS encoding gamma-glutamyl-gamma-aminobutyrate hydrolase family protein: protein MKPLIGISCCMKTFGIYGMPNHAASDTYVRAVDRVVGGVPLLIPANGAEADIAALLARLDGLIFTGSRSNVAPENYGGPPQPEGAPEDPARDATTLPLLRAAIAAGMPVLAICRGLQELNVALGGTLHQRLQDLPGHIDHSTPLQPFAPVRTGLAHRVRATPGGWLHRLAGTTEIAVNSLHNQGIDRPAPGLAVEAVAIDGTIEAVRVVTRPDGREAGYAVGVQWHPEYDFATNPLSARIFADFAAALAPAGRRETTAA, encoded by the coding sequence ATGAAACCTCTGATCGGCATTTCCTGCTGCATGAAAACCTTCGGCATCTACGGCATGCCGAACCACGCTGCCTCTGACACCTATGTCCGGGCGGTGGATCGGGTGGTGGGCGGGGTGCCGCTCTTGATCCCGGCCAATGGCGCCGAGGCCGACATCGCCGCCCTGCTCGCCCGGCTCGACGGGCTGATCTTCACTGGCAGCCGCTCCAACGTCGCGCCGGAGAATTACGGCGGCCCGCCACAGCCGGAGGGCGCGCCCGAAGACCCTGCCCGCGACGCGACGACGCTGCCGCTGCTCCGCGCCGCGATCGCCGCCGGCATGCCGGTGCTCGCGATCTGCCGCGGCTTGCAGGAGCTGAACGTCGCACTCGGCGGCACGCTGCATCAGCGGCTGCAGGATCTTCCCGGCCATATCGACCATTCGACGCCGCTGCAGCCCTTCGCGCCGGTGCGCACCGGGCTTGCCCATCGGGTGCGGGCAACACCGGGCGGCTGGCTTCATCGCCTCGCCGGAACGACCGAAATCGCCGTCAATTCACTCCATAATCAGGGGATCGACCGGCCCGCACCGGGCTTGGCGGTCGAAGCCGTGGCGATCGACGGCACCATCGAAGCGGTGCGGGTGGTGACGCGGCCGGATGGCCGGGAAGCCGGCTACGCCGTCGGCGTGCAATGGCATCCGGAGTATGATTTCGCGACCAATCCGCTCTCGGCCCGTATTTTCGCCGATTTCGCCGCCGCCCTCGCCCCGGCCGGCAGGCGCGAAACCACGGCGGCCTAG
- a CDS encoding LolA family protein, with protein sequence MRDMIARRAALACLTLAPLLLARRASAISAMTLTAQDRADIARIEAYLNAIHTLKARFEQIAPDGSDSHGTAWIDRPGKLRFEYDPPVPYLLVANHGDVYFNDRQLGQTSEVALGDTPLSIILAPEIKLSGNILITDITRVPGLIQVTVLRAERWWQGSLSLAFDTDPLLLRQWIVLDEQRRETRVSLSDIEIGGQFPDALFEFKVTPTPPTGPKR encoded by the coding sequence ATGCGCGACATGATCGCCCGCCGCGCCGCTCTCGCATGCCTTACCCTCGCCCCCCTCCTCCTTGCGCGCCGCGCCAGCGCGATCAGCGCCATGACGCTGACCGCGCAGGATCGCGCCGATATCGCGCGTATCGAGGCCTATCTCAACGCCATCCACACCCTGAAAGCGCGTTTCGAGCAGATCGCGCCAGATGGCAGCGACAGCCACGGCACCGCCTGGATCGATCGGCCGGGCAAACTCCGCTTCGAATACGACCCGCCAGTGCCCTATCTTCTGGTCGCCAATCATGGTGACGTCTATTTCAACGACCGTCAGCTCGGCCAGACCAGCGAGGTCGCCCTCGGCGATACGCCGCTTTCGATCATTCTCGCCCCCGAGATCAAGCTCTCGGGCAACATTCTGATCACCGATATCACCCGCGTCCCCGGCCTGATCCAGGTGACGGTGCTGCGCGCCGAGCGCTGGTGGCAAGGCTCGCTGAGCCTCGCTTTCGACACCGATCCGCTTTTGCTCCGGCAATGGATCGTGCTCGACGAGCAGCGGCGCGAAACCCGCGTCAGCCTCAGCGATATCGAGATCGGCGGCCAGTTCCCCGACGCGTTGTTTGAGTTCAAGGTCACCCCAACCCCACCGACCGGCCCCAAGCGATAA
- a CDS encoding quinone-dependent dihydroorotate dehydrogenase has translation MAGLLPTLALPLLRQLPPETAHALALRGLGLGLAGHDRARADPRIAQTLFGRHFPNPIGLAAGFDKNAVAVRPLMALGFGFVEIGTVTPLPQPGNPRPRLFRLDAERALINRLGFPGEGLARVLPRLAALGQRSVPLGANIGLNKEGAVPERDYPALAIALAPHVDYLTLNISSPNTPGLRDLQASARLAAILAAVKRALPEAPPLLVKIAPDLSEEALAAVVETALAGGAGGLIIGNTSVRRPPGLRSPHAGEAGGLSGPPLFAHARVMLARAARLAAGRLTLIGCGGVGTGAEVLAMVRAGAHLVQLYTAFVYQGAALLPRLRRELLVALDAGGFARLEDARGVDIASLAETSWNI, from the coding sequence ATGGCCGGCCTGCTTCCCACCCTCGCGTTGCCGCTCTTGCGCCAATTGCCCCCCGAGACCGCGCATGCCCTCGCCTTGCGCGGCCTTGGCCTCGGGCTTGCCGGGCATGACCGCGCGCGCGCCGATCCGCGGATTGCCCAGACCCTGTTCGGCCGGCATTTCCCGAACCCGATCGGGCTCGCCGCCGGCTTCGACAAGAATGCCGTTGCCGTCCGCCCGCTGATGGCGCTCGGCTTCGGCTTCGTCGAGATCGGCACCGTGACGCCGCTGCCCCAGCCCGGCAATCCGCGCCCGCGCCTCTTTCGCCTCGACGCCGAGCGCGCCCTGATCAACCGGCTCGGCTTTCCCGGGGAAGGTTTGGCGCGCGTCCTGCCCCGCCTTGCGGCACTCGGGCAGCGTTCGGTGCCGCTCGGCGCCAATATCGGGCTCAACAAGGAAGGTGCCGTTCCCGAGCGCGATTATCCCGCCCTCGCGATCGCCTTGGCGCCGCATGTCGATTACCTCACGCTCAACATCTCCTCGCCGAACACGCCGGGGCTTCGTGATTTGCAGGCAAGCGCGCGGCTTGCCGCCATTCTCGCCGCGGTCAAGCGGGCCTTGCCTGAGGCGCCGCCGCTCTTGGTGAAAATCGCCCCCGATCTCAGCGAGGAAGCGCTCGCGGCGGTGGTCGAGACCGCGCTCGCCGGGGGGGCTGGCGGCTTGATCATCGGCAATACCAGCGTCCGCCGTCCGCCCGGGCTGCGCTCGCCCCACGCCGGCGAGGCGGGCGGGCTTTCCGGCCCGCCTTTGTTTGCGCACGCGCGCGTGATGCTCGCCCGCGCCGCCCGCCTCGCCGCGGGCCGCCTCACGCTCATCGGCTGCGGCGGCGTCGGCACCGGCGCCGAGGTGCTGGCGATGGTCCGCGCCGGCGCCCATTTGGTTCAACTCTACACCGCCTTCGTCTATCAAGGGGCGGCGCTGCTCCCGCGGTTGCGGCGCGAACTTCTGGTCGCGCTCGATGCGGGCGGGTTCGCGCGCCTCGAAGACGCGCGCGGCGTCGATATCGCCTCTCTCGCGGAGACATCATGGAACATCTGA
- a CDS encoding TIGR01459 family HAD-type hydrolase: MEHLTGLAPLVARYRGFIVDLWGVVHDGIRPYPGAVDCLRRLQDAGKRVVLLSNAPRVATVAQAAMREMGINDDLYNGIMTSGEATRDRLARRDDPFFAALGRHLYHLGPARDRNVFAGLDYTPVATPEAADFVVNTGPDETAGMLDLPAYEDILRACRARDLPMVCANPDLEVIRDGAAVLCAGALAQRYEALGGKVSWIGKPDPAIYQPTLAMLGCPPETVLAIGDALRTDIAGAKAAGLASCWVIGGIHNALLGNPQAIEEAAAGEGVTPVAVIPALRW; the protein is encoded by the coding sequence ATGGAACATCTGACCGGCCTTGCCCCCCTCGTCGCACGCTATCGCGGCTTCATCGTCGATCTCTGGGGGGTGGTGCATGACGGAATCCGCCCCTATCCCGGCGCGGTGGATTGCTTGCGGCGTTTGCAGGATGCCGGAAAGCGGGTGGTGCTGCTTTCTAACGCGCCGCGCGTCGCAACCGTGGCACAAGCGGCGATGCGTGAGATGGGGATCAATGATGACCTTTATAACGGCATCATGACCAGCGGCGAGGCAACGCGCGACCGGCTCGCGCGGCGTGACGATCCGTTCTTCGCCGCGCTCGGGCGCCATCTCTATCATCTCGGCCCGGCACGCGACCGCAACGTCTTCGCCGGGCTCGATTACACCCCGGTCGCGACCCCCGAGGCGGCGGATTTCGTCGTCAATACCGGGCCCGACGAGACCGCCGGCATGCTTGATCTCCCCGCTTATGAGGACATCCTCCGCGCCTGCCGGGCGCGCGATTTGCCCATGGTCTGCGCCAATCCCGATCTCGAGGTGATCCGCGACGGCGCCGCCGTGCTCTGCGCCGGCGCGCTCGCCCAGCGCTATGAGGCGCTCGGCGGCAAGGTGTCTTGGATCGGCAAGCCCGACCCCGCCATCTATCAGCCGACATTGGCCATGCTCGGCTGCCCGCCGGAGACCGTGCTCGCGATCGGGGACGCGCTCCGCACCGACATCGCCGGGGCAAAGGCGGCCGGGCTCGCGAGCTGCTGGGTGATCGGCGGCATCCATAACGCGCTGCTCGGCAACCCGCAGGCGATCGAGGAGGCCGCCGCCGGCGAGGGTGTCACCCCGGTCGCCGTCATTCCGGCGCTCCGCTGGTAG
- a CDS encoding glycosyltransferase, with translation MKFLFVHQNFPGQYLHLLRYLAATKRHEILFLTDDNQNMIAGVRKLVYRLGREPSQDAHRNLRELEPAMIRAEAVARAAAQLRGLGFQPDIIIGHHGWGEMLDLCDIWPGVPMLGYFEFFYHTDGLDVGFDPEFPTAPQMLSNIRVKNTVNLLALNLPGHGQTPTRFQHATYPEWARPRITIVPEGADLELCQPDPLAAQTPFALKDVTVAPGEKLVTFVARDLEPYRGYHIMMRALPHLFRARRDLRVILVGGDGVSYGAKLANGTWRDFFFNEVKASLDERRVHLVGRIDYGDYRRLLQRSDAHVYLTYPFVASWSLREALASGCAVIGSDTEPVREFIRDGENGLLTPFLDPAGLAERVLTVLEDRALSARLRANARRYAERHLAMADYLDAMAGLIERLSGTRPEMLAPSSRRARAKAGRRG, from the coding sequence GTGAAATTCCTCTTCGTCCACCAGAATTTCCCCGGCCAATATCTTCATCTGCTGCGCTATCTGGCGGCGACGAAGCGGCACGAAATTCTATTTCTGACCGACGACAACCAGAATATGATTGCTGGGGTGCGCAAGCTCGTCTATCGCCTCGGCCGCGAGCCGAGCCAGGACGCGCACCGCAACTTGCGCGAACTCGAGCCGGCGATGATCCGCGCCGAAGCGGTGGCGCGGGCCGCCGCGCAATTGCGCGGGCTCGGCTTTCAGCCCGACATCATCATCGGCCATCACGGCTGGGGCGAAATGCTCGATCTCTGCGACATCTGGCCGGGCGTGCCGATGCTCGGCTATTTCGAGTTTTTCTATCACACTGACGGGCTCGATGTCGGCTTCGACCCTGAGTTTCCGACCGCGCCCCAGATGCTGTCCAATATCCGGGTCAAGAACACGGTCAATCTGCTGGCGCTCAACCTCCCCGGCCATGGCCAGACGCCGACCCGCTTTCAGCACGCGACCTACCCCGAATGGGCGCGCCCGCGCATCACCATCGTCCCCGAGGGCGCCGATCTCGAACTCTGCCAGCCCGACCCCCTGGCGGCGCAAACCCCGTTCGCGCTCAAGGACGTTACCGTCGCGCCAGGGGAAAAGCTGGTGACCTTCGTCGCCCGCGATCTCGAACCCTATCGCGGCTATCACATCATGATGCGGGCGTTGCCGCATCTTTTCCGCGCGCGGCGCGATCTCCGCGTCATCCTGGTCGGCGGCGACGGCGTGAGCTACGGCGCCAAGCTTGCCAATGGCACCTGGCGGGACTTTTTTTTCAATGAAGTGAAAGCCTCGCTCGACGAGCGCCGCGTCCATCTCGTCGGGCGCATCGATTACGGCGATTACCGGCGGCTTTTGCAGCGCTCGGACGCGCATGTCTATCTCACCTACCCGTTCGTCGCCTCCTGGTCGCTGCGCGAGGCGCTGGCCAGCGGCTGCGCGGTGATCGGCAGCGATACCGAGCCGGTGCGCGAATTCATCCGCGACGGCGAAAACGGCCTCCTCACCCCCTTCCTCGACCCCGCCGGGCTCGCCGAGCGGGTGCTCACGGTGCTCGAGGACCGCGCGCTCTCGGCGCGCCTGCGCGCCAATGCGCGCCGCTATGCCGAACGCCATCTCGCGATGGCCGATTATCTCGACGCGATGGCCGGGTTGATCGAGCGCCTCTCCGGGACGCGGCCGGAAATGCTCGCCCCGTCATCACGTCGCGCGCGGGCGAAGGCGGGAAGAAGAGGGTAG
- a CDS encoding glycosyltransferase → MTDGPRNASPASLRAKAAALAAAFAARQAETARAALDRGEAALAAGDGAAALRWLERAARIAPRDETARLALALARLGQGEPGQAKPLAEIAARFDLRVAWIGLASARLQDGEVAGAAQALAAAFSGHAGPIDAHLAQGADRIAAAVGAPGWCAMLSGGTLMVASHLAPAGLRVACDGVACALRWRQGRARLGAALLGGRELAVTLADGTALLGSPIRLAALRRIEGVVREENGNLTGWAWHPADPDAMPWLFLHDRDGRLIARLAATDTTIAVSGATPLARPRGFFVPAARFAHAAVPLSLRDGDGRDLLGSPLDPGAERASAMAEARAVARATGGMAGKDGRRAGRSAFAARAAIHADLRGEPAERRRARPRRVSIVVPVYRGVAETLACLARLFAARREATRIIVVEDASPEPELVLALARLARARRITLIRLARNRGFPGAANAGIRAAGRDDVVLLNSDTLVAGNWLGGLRDAAYAEPAIATATPFSNDATLLSYPRRERGNPMPDLAETGRLAALAARAGRGKVVEIPVGVGFCLYLRRAALDQVGLLREDVFAQGYGEENDFCLRARALGWRHVAATGVFVAHRGGVSFGAGQAALRARNAATLARLHPGYDALIADYVAADPLAPARRRFDRARFIATRGRAMRAALLITHDRGGGVETRVMARAQALAAAGWRVVLLRGSPRAEAGVNRSYLTRAEAADDYPDLGFDLPRETSDLLALLRAETVRAIEIHHLLGHDHDAVLALCRALGRPHEVHVHDYAWLCPRIKLLGAEGRYCGEPPVAACAACVAEAGREIEEEIDAPALRLRSARMLAAATRVVVPAADVAARLTRHFPALRPEVHPWEETLVAATPAAIPPAAGVLRVVLAGAIGVEKGYRRLLACALDARARDLPLAFTVVGVTTGDEALLATGKVFITGDYQPAEAVALIARQGGALGFLPSVVPETWCYTLSELWRAGLFVVAFDLGAQAERIRASGRGLLLGLDLPAPAVNNALLHAAEIAARSTRFTDPLDTAREIHRPSSKSLPL, encoded by the coding sequence GTGACGGACGGCCCGCGCAACGCCTCTCCAGCTTCGCTGCGGGCCAAAGCGGCGGCGCTGGCAGCAGCCTTCGCCGCGCGCCAAGCGGAGACGGCGCGGGCGGCGCTCGACCGCGGCGAAGCGGCTTTGGCGGCCGGTGATGGCGCTGCCGCGCTCCGCTGGCTCGAACGCGCGGCACGGATCGCGCCGCGCGATGAAACCGCGCGCCTCGCCCTCGCCCTCGCCCGCCTCGGGCAGGGCGAACCCGGGCAGGCAAAACCGCTCGCTGAGATCGCGGCGCGGTTCGATCTGCGCGTCGCCTGGATCGGGCTCGCCTCGGCGCGGCTTCAGGACGGCGAGGTCGCGGGCGCGGCGCAGGCATTGGCCGCGGCGTTTTCCGGCCATGCCGGGCCGATCGATGCCCATCTCGCGCAGGGGGCGGATCGGATCGCGGCGGCGGTCGGCGCGCCGGGCTGGTGTGCGATGCTGAGCGGCGGCACGCTGATGGTCGCCTCCCACCTCGCGCCGGCCGGGCTTCGCGTCGCCTGCGATGGCGTCGCGTGCGCGCTCCGCTGGCGACAGGGGCGGGCGCGGCTCGGCGCCGCGTTGCTCGGCGGGCGCGAACTCGCGGTGACGCTGGCGGACGGCACGGCATTGCTCGGCAGCCCGATCCGGCTCGCCGCCTTGCGCCGGATCGAAGGGGTGGTGAGAGAAGAAAACGGCAATCTCACCGGCTGGGCCTGGCATCCCGCCGACCCCGACGCGATGCCGTGGCTTTTCCTTCATGACCGCGATGGCCGTCTGATCGCGCGCCTCGCCGCGACCGACACCACGATCGCCGTCTCTGGCGCGACCCCGCTCGCGCGGCCGCGCGGCTTCTTCGTGCCGGCGGCGCGGTTCGCGCACGCCGCCGTGCCGCTGTCACTTCGCGATGGCGACGGCCGCGATTTGCTCGGAAGCCCCCTCGACCCCGGCGCCGAACGGGCGAGCGCGATGGCCGAGGCGCGTGCCGTGGCGCGCGCGACAGGGGGGATGGCAGGCAAGGATGGCCGTCGCGCGGGGCGTTCGGCCTTCGCCGCGCGGGCTGCGATCCATGCCGATCTCCGTGGCGAGCCCGCCGAGCGCCGCCGCGCCCGCCCGCGCCGGGTGAGCATCGTCGTGCCGGTCTATCGCGGGGTCGCCGAGACCCTCGCTTGTCTCGCGAGACTCTTCGCCGCGCGTCGGGAGGCAACCCGGATCATCGTGGTCGAGGATGCGAGCCCGGAGCCGGAATTGGTGCTGGCGCTCGCGCGGCTGGCCCGCGCCCGCCGTATCACCCTCATCCGCCTTGCGCGCAATCGCGGCTTTCCCGGCGCCGCCAATGCCGGCATTCGCGCCGCCGGCCGCGATGACGTGGTGCTGCTCAACAGCGACACCCTGGTCGCCGGAAACTGGCTCGGCGGGCTGCGCGACGCTGCCTACGCCGAACCGGCGATCGCGACCGCAACGCCGTTTTCCAATGACGCGACGCTGCTGAGCTACCCACGGCGCGAGAGGGGCAATCCGATGCCCGATCTTGCGGAAACGGGGCGTCTCGCCGCGCTTGCCGCGCGCGCCGGCCGCGGCAAGGTCGTCGAAATCCCGGTTGGCGTCGGATTTTGTCTTTATCTCCGCCGCGCCGCACTCGATCAGGTCGGGCTGTTGCGCGAGGATGTCTTCGCCCAGGGGTATGGCGAGGAGAATGATTTTTGCCTCCGCGCCCGCGCGCTTGGCTGGCGGCATGTGGCGGCGACCGGGGTGTTCGTTGCCCACCGCGGCGGCGTTTCCTTTGGCGCCGGCCAAGCGGCGCTTCGCGCCCGCAACGCCGCTACTCTGGCGCGGCTCCATCCCGGCTATGACGCGCTGATCGCCGATTATGTCGCCGCCGACCCGCTCGCCCCGGCGCGGCGGCGCTTCGATCGCGCCCGCTTCATCGCAACCCGCGGGCGCGCCATGCGAGCAGCCCTCCTCATCACGCATGATCGTGGCGGCGGCGTCGAGACGCGGGTCATGGCGCGGGCGCAGGCGCTGGCGGCGGCAGGGTGGCGGGTCGTTCTGCTGCGCGGCAGCCCGCGCGCGGAGGCCGGCGTCAACCGCTCCTATCTCACCCGCGCCGAGGCGGCGGATGACTATCCCGATCTCGGCTTCGACCTGCCGCGCGAGACCAGCGATCTCCTCGCGCTGCTGCGGGCGGAGACGGTGCGGGCGATCGAGATCCATCACCTGCTCGGGCATGACCATGACGCGGTGCTCGCCCTCTGCCGCGCTCTTGGGCGCCCCCATGAGGTGCATGTGCATGATTACGCGTGGCTTTGCCCGCGCATCAAGCTGCTCGGCGCGGAGGGGCGCTATTGCGGCGAGCCGCCGGTTGCCGCGTGCGCCGCGTGCGTCGCCGAGGCCGGGCGCGAGATCGAGGAGGAGATCGACGCCCCGGCGCTCCGCCTGCGCTCGGCCCGCATGCTCGCCGCGGCGACGCGGGTGGTGGTGCCGGCGGCCGATGTCGCGGCCCGGCTGACCCGGCATTTCCCGGCCTTGCGGCCCGAGGTGCACCCTTGGGAGGAAACCCTCGTTGCGGCCACACCGGCCGCTATCCCGCCCGCGGCGGGGGTGTTGCGCGTCGTTCTCGCTGGCGCGATCGGCGTCGAAAAGGGCTATCGGCGGCTGCTCGCCTGCGCCCTCGATGCGCGCGCGCGGGATTTGCCACTCGCCTTCACCGTCGTCGGCGTCACCACCGGCGACGAGGCCCTGCTCGCCACCGGAAAAGTCTTCATCACCGGCGATTACCAGCCTGCCGAAGCGGTCGCGCTGATCGCGCGCCAAGGTGGCGCGCTCGGCTTCCTGCCCTCGGTCGTGCCTGAAACCTGGTGTTATACGCTGAGTGAACTCTGGCGCGCCGGGCTTTTCGTCGTCGCCTTCGATCTCGGCGCCCAGGCCGAACGTATCCGGGCTTCGGGACGCGGCCTGTTGCTCGGGCTTGATTTGCCGGCGCCGGCGGTGAATAACGCCTTGCTGCACGCGGCCGAGATTGCGGCGCGATCAACGCGGTTTACTGATCCGCTTGATACCGCTAGAGAAATACATCGACCCTCGTCAAAATCGTTACCTCTCTAA
- a CDS encoding tetratricopeptide repeat protein, with protein sequence MAGFLTRLQSLWSPRAGLRLALEWGEGGRWDRAFPLLARAAAAGLAEAQYRVGRCYLEASGVPASASEAARWLRAAAEQGFVEAQALLATIYLRGLGADDGIAAATLTRPRGAAQVGAPDFAAARLWAERAAEAGSADGQALLAYILTSGPEAGRDLAAAKEWYRRAAEAGSPQGRLGLALALLRGTPDAAAFREAAAQLAAAAAAGLASAQYLLGEMHDRGDGVARDPAKAIGFYRAAAEKGVRPAQARLGLALLEGRGVAKNVQEGESWLRRAALAGDAEAAAVVGDLYARGGELPPNYAEAALWFRRAAEAGHRTAARALGLMHLTGAGTARDPQEAARWFRVSAEAGDAQAKAELANLVRQGTAGPEERARTREWFEEAALAGDLVAAFNFGVCLAEGVGVERDDRQAAQWMRRAADGIANAQYWYGRMLIEGRGVAPDPTEGTAWITRAAEAGMVEAQVALAELLVSGAGGQQDHPAALGWFRRAAEHGHVGAMFAIGAMLGGGHDVPSDRAEAALWFRRAAERGHGHAQMMLGRYLARGLAGRQDPKEARQWLERAVAQGITEAAGDLAHLPPPAEAPAPRDAKQSA encoded by the coding sequence ATGGCCGGGTTCCTCACGCGCCTTCAGAGTCTGTGGTCGCCGCGCGCCGGCTTGCGTCTCGCGCTCGAATGGGGCGAGGGGGGGCGCTGGGACCGTGCTTTTCCGCTGCTCGCCCGCGCCGCCGCCGCTGGGCTCGCCGAAGCGCAATACCGGGTCGGACGCTGCTACCTCGAAGCGAGCGGCGTGCCGGCGAGCGCGAGCGAGGCGGCGCGCTGGCTCCGCGCCGCCGCCGAGCAAGGCTTCGTCGAGGCGCAGGCGTTGCTCGCGACGATTTACCTGCGCGGCCTCGGCGCTGACGACGGCATCGCCGCCGCGACGCTGACCCGCCCGCGCGGCGCCGCGCAGGTCGGCGCGCCGGATTTTGCCGCAGCACGCCTTTGGGCCGAACGCGCCGCCGAAGCCGGCTCCGCCGATGGCCAAGCGCTGCTCGCCTATATTCTCACCTCCGGCCCGGAAGCGGGCCGCGATCTCGCGGCGGCGAAGGAATGGTATCGCCGCGCCGCCGAAGCCGGCTCGCCGCAGGGGCGGCTCGGCCTCGCGCTCGCCTTGCTGCGTGGAACCCCCGACGCGGCGGCGTTCCGTGAAGCGGCGGCGCAATTGGCGGCGGCGGCGGCGGCCGGGCTCGCGAGCGCGCAATATCTCCTCGGTGAAATGCATGACCGTGGCGACGGGGTCGCGCGCGACCCGGCCAAAGCGATCGGCTTTTATCGTGCCGCCGCCGAAAAAGGGGTGCGCCCGGCGCAGGCGCGGCTTGGTCTTGCGCTCCTTGAAGGCCGCGGTGTTGCGAAAAACGTGCAAGAAGGCGAATCCTGGCTGCGTCGCGCCGCCCTCGCCGGCGATGCCGAGGCGGCGGCCGTGGTCGGCGATCTCTATGCCCGCGGCGGCGAATTGCCGCCCAATTACGCCGAGGCGGCGCTGTGGTTTCGTCGCGCCGCCGAAGCCGGCCATCGCACCGCGGCGCGTGCCCTCGGGCTCATGCATCTGACCGGCGCCGGCACCGCCCGCGACCCGCAGGAAGCGGCGCGCTGGTTCCGGGTTTCGGCCGAGGCGGGAGACGCGCAGGCGAAGGCCGAACTCGCCAATCTGGTGCGCCAGGGCACGGCCGGGCCGGAAGAGCGCGCGCGCACCCGGGAATGGTTCGAGGAGGCGGCGCTGGCCGGCGATCTGGTGGCGGCGTTCAATTTCGGCGTCTGCCTCGCCGAAGGGGTTGGCGTCGAGCGCGATGATCGCCAAGCGGCGCAATGGATGCGCCGCGCCGCCGATGGTATCGCCAACGCGCAATATTGGTATGGCCGCATGCTCATCGAGGGTCGCGGCGTCGCCCCCGATCCCACCGAAGGCACCGCCTGGATCACCCGCGCCGCCGAGGCCGGCATGGTCGAGGCACAGGTCGCGCTGGCCGAGCTGCTGGTCAGCGGCGCCGGCGGCCAGCAGGATCACCCGGCGGCGCTCGGCTGGTTCCGGCGCGCCGCCGAGCACGGCCATGTCGGCGCCATGTTCGCGATCGGGGCGATGCTGGGCGGCGGCCACGACGTGCCGAGCGATCGCGCCGAGGCCGCGCTCTGGTTTCGCCGCGCCGCCGAACGCGGCCATGGCCACGCGCAGATGATGCTCGGCCGCTACCTCGCGCGCGGCCTCGCCGGGCGCCAGGATCCGAAGGAGGCGCGGCAATGGCTGGAGCGGGCGGTGGCGCAAGGAATAACCGAAGCGGCCGGCGACCTCGCCCATCTCCCGCCACCGGCCGAGGCGCCGGCGCCGCGCGACGCCAAGCAAAGCGCCTGA